The Virgibacillus phasianinus genome includes a window with the following:
- a CDS encoding stage VI sporulation protein F encodes MSSFKDNLFNNIEKKSNIKQDDIYKVANSVKHADFSDEKTVRNLIRQLSRMANKPVSKEKEDKIVQSITKNNMPVDMQSLSKLFKK; translated from the coding sequence GTGAGTAGTTTTAAAGATAATCTGTTTAATAATATAGAAAAAAAGTCTAATATTAAACAGGATGATATTTATAAAGTTGCTAATTCTGTAAAGCATGCCGACTTTTCTGATGAAAAAACTGTTAGAAATTTAATCAGGCAGTTGTCCCGAATGGCTAATAAACCGGTATCTAAGGAAAAAGAAGACAAAATTGTACAATCCATAACTAAAAACAATATGCCAGTGGATATGCAATCGTTAAGTAAACTTTTTAAAAAGTAG
- the spoIVA gene encoding stage IV sporulation protein A — translation MEKIDIFKDISKRTNGDIYLGVVGAVRTGKSSFIKKFMELVVLPNIQEEGDRSRAQDELPQSAAGKTIMTTEPKFIPNQAVSIEVDEGLDVNVRLVDCVGYAVDSAKGYEDEEGPRMIHTPWYEDPIPFHDAAEIGTRKVIQEHSTIGVVVTADGTFGEIPRNDFVDAESRVIDELKEVGKPFIMVVNSLRPTSQETEMLRQELIDKHDIPVLAMNIETMTEHDVNNVLREALYEFPVLEVNVNLPSWVMVLKEDHWLRTNYQEAIQDTVKSIKRLRDVDQIVGSFDEYEYIERANLAGMELGDGVAEIDLHAPEYLYDQILKEIVGEEIRGKDHLLELMQDFAHAKREYDQVSGALKMVKQTGYGIAAPTLEDMELDEPEIIRQGSRFGVRLKAVAPSIHMIKVEVESEFAPIIGTEKQSEELVRYLMQDFEEDPLSIWESDIFGRSLSSIVREGIQAKIALMPETARYKLKDTLERIINEGSGGLIAIIL, via the coding sequence TTGGAAAAAATTGATATCTTTAAAGATATTTCGAAACGGACAAACGGAGATATTTATTTAGGTGTTGTGGGAGCGGTTAGAACAGGTAAATCCTCCTTCATAAAGAAATTTATGGAGTTGGTAGTTTTACCGAACATCCAAGAGGAAGGTGATCGTTCAAGGGCCCAGGATGAACTTCCACAAAGCGCTGCTGGTAAAACGATTATGACTACAGAGCCTAAATTTATACCGAATCAAGCTGTAAGTATTGAAGTTGACGAAGGTTTAGATGTTAATGTAAGGCTGGTTGATTGCGTAGGGTATGCAGTCGACAGTGCAAAGGGTTATGAAGACGAAGAGGGCCCGAGAATGATCCACACTCCATGGTATGAGGATCCAATACCATTTCATGATGCTGCAGAGATCGGAACCAGAAAGGTAATTCAGGAACACTCTACAATTGGGGTGGTTGTTACAGCAGATGGTACCTTTGGTGAAATACCGCGCAATGATTTTGTGGATGCTGAATCGCGGGTGATCGATGAATTAAAAGAAGTAGGTAAGCCATTTATAATGGTGGTAAATTCACTTAGACCAACTAGTCAGGAAACAGAAATGTTACGGCAGGAACTAATTGACAAGCATGACATCCCGGTATTGGCGATGAATATTGAGACAATGACTGAGCACGATGTAAACAATGTTTTACGTGAGGCATTATATGAGTTTCCGGTCCTTGAGGTAAATGTTAATCTTCCAAGCTGGGTAATGGTGCTTAAAGAGGATCATTGGCTTCGTACGAATTACCAGGAAGCCATTCAGGATACTGTTAAAAGTATTAAACGGCTGCGGGATGTTGATCAAATAGTCGGAAGCTTTGATGAATATGAGTATATCGAGAGGGCTAATTTAGCTGGTATGGAACTTGGTGATGGTGTTGCTGAAATTGATTTACATGCACCGGAATATTTATATGATCAGATCCTAAAGGAAATTGTTGGTGAAGAAATTCGGGGTAAGGACCATTTGCTGGAATTAATGCAGGACTTTGCCCACGCGAAACGGGAATATGATCAAGTATCAGGTGCTTTAAAAATGGTCAAACAAACGGGGTATGGCATTGCCGCTCCAACGCTTGAAGATATGGAACTTGATGAACCGGAAATCATACGGCAGGGATCCAGGTTTGGTGTAAGACTAAAAGCTGTTGCTCCGTCGATCCATATGATTAAAGTAGAGGTGGAATCAGAATTTGCACCGATAATTGGAACAGAAAAGCAAAGTGAAGAACTGGTCCGATATTTGATGCAGGACTTTGAAGAGGATCCATTGTCCATCTGGGAGTCCGATATCTTTGGGAGATCACTTAGCTCCATTGTCAGAGAGGGAATTCAAGCTAAAATTGCCTTAATGCCTGAGACCGCACGATATAAACTGAAAGATACATTAGAACGAATTATCAATGAAGGTTCTGGTGGTCTAATCGCCATAATCTTATAG
- a CDS encoding demethylmenaquinone methyltransferase, with protein sequence MHQQSKEERVHHVFEKIYSNYDSMNSIISFQRHKAWRQDVMTRMQVAKGSMALDVCCGTGDWTLSLAKETGTEGKVYGLDFSQNMLSIAKDKQAESGLKQIEFIQGNAMELPYDDNSFDYVTIGFGLRNVPDYTTVLKEMYRVVKPGGKVVCLETSQPTLIGFRQLYYLYFRFIMPLFGRLFAKSYKEYAWLHESAKNFPDKKELQQMFFEAGFSHVRMKSYTGGVAAMHMGFKEK encoded by the coding sequence ATGCACCAGCAATCAAAAGAAGAACGTGTTCATCATGTTTTTGAAAAAATATATTCGAATTATGATTCCATGAATTCAATTATCTCATTTCAGCGCCATAAGGCCTGGCGACAGGATGTTATGACCCGTATGCAGGTCGCAAAAGGTTCAATGGCCCTGGACGTTTGTTGCGGAACTGGGGATTGGACACTTTCATTGGCCAAGGAAACCGGTACTGAGGGAAAAGTATATGGACTGGATTTCAGTCAAAATATGTTATCTATTGCAAAAGATAAACAAGCAGAGTCAGGCCTTAAGCAAATAGAATTCATTCAAGGCAATGCGATGGAACTTCCATATGATGATAATTCCTTCGATTATGTTACGATTGGATTTGGGCTCAGGAACGTTCCGGATTACACGACAGTGTTAAAAGAAATGTACCGGGTAGTTAAACCGGGTGGTAAGGTTGTGTGTCTTGAAACATCGCAGCCAACACTTATTGGTTTTAGGCAGCTTTATTATTTATATTTTCGTTTTATCATGCCATTATTTGGTAGGTTATTTGCAAAAAGTTATAAAGAATACGCTTGGCTCCATGAATCTGCAAAGAATTTCCCAGACAAAAAAGAACTGCAGCAAATGTTCTTTGAAGCCGGCTTTTCTCATGTTCGAATGAAGAGTTATACTGGTGGAGTCGCAGCAATGCATATGGGGTTTAAAGAAAAATAA
- a CDS encoding heptaprenyl diphosphate synthase component 1, whose amino-acid sequence MLPTSSVELTKLRSLIEDKIQHAYLDKAIQKPEIDEIKLALLYYYMRQSKLPVPKIEQYILSTMFVQMALDIHEIVPLRNDRSESSTNQEKRQLKVLAGDYYSGLYYSLLSDTKDFSVIHILATAIKEINEYKMKLYYDDICSFDEVILLLVKIESLLVTRMISHTIEFPNIALIENIILVNRLLHEKKLFAGNNNSPLFDNLKVYVTNLQKLDFQNRVDQIISQRKNDIENSIADLPNKNDIITILRDILENDTSVAKEG is encoded by the coding sequence ATGTTGCCAACATCAAGTGTAGAGCTTACTAAACTTCGGTCATTGATTGAAGATAAAATACAACATGCTTATTTAGATAAAGCCATTCAAAAGCCAGAAATCGATGAAATTAAATTAGCTCTACTATATTACTACATGAGGCAGTCCAAATTGCCGGTTCCAAAAATAGAGCAATATATTTTATCAACAATGTTCGTCCAAATGGCTCTGGATATACATGAGATTGTACCATTAAGAAATGACAGAAGCGAAAGCAGTACAAATCAGGAAAAAAGACAATTAAAAGTACTGGCTGGTGATTATTATAGTGGTTTATATTATTCACTTCTATCTGATACAAAAGATTTTTCGGTAATACATATCCTGGCAACGGCTATTAAAGAAATAAATGAATATAAGATGAAACTATACTATGATGATATATGCTCCTTTGATGAGGTAATCCTCTTATTGGTGAAAATAGAATCATTACTAGTCACACGAATGATTAGTCACACTATAGAATTTCCTAACATAGCACTTATTGAAAATATTATTTTAGTAAATAGGCTTTTACACGAGAAGAAATTATTCGCAGGCAACAATAATTCACCATTATTTGATAACCTGAAAGTTTATGTAACGAATTTGCAGAAACTGGATTTTCAAAATAGAGTAGATCAAATTATCAGCCAAAGAAAGAACGATATTGAAAATTCCATCGCGGATCTTCCAAACAAAAATGATATCATAACTATTTTACGGGACATACTTGAAAATGACACTTCCGTCGCAAAAGAAGGGTGA
- a CDS encoding DUF2768 family protein has product MSTSMLKMYVSFVGMVLLILAIGLILLSRYKLNGWLAGIVATIAYISLILGSIIIFYIVISGPTG; this is encoded by the coding sequence ATGTCAACATCCATGCTAAAAATGTATGTTTCTTTTGTTGGTATGGTACTTTTAATCCTGGCAATTGGTTTGATTTTGCTTAGCAGATATAAACTTAATGGGTGGCTTGCTGGCATTGTAGCAACAATCGCTTATATTAGCTTAATTTTGGGAAGCATCATTATTTTTTATATTGTAATAAGCGGACCAACAGGATAA
- the der gene encoding ribosome biogenesis GTPase Der, which produces MRKSVVAIVGRPNVGKSTIFNRLVGERISIVEDIPGVTRDRIYAEGDWLTSTFNVIDTGGIEIGDEPLLVQMRHQAEVAIDEADVIIFLVNGKEGITAADEEVAKLLYKSNKPIVLGVNKIDNPEMRERIYEFYSLGFGEPYPISGAHGLGLGDLLDDVVSNFPEKPEEAPDDDTIYFSLIGRPNVGKSSLVNALLNEERVIVSEMEGTTRDAIDTHLHKDDQDFVIIDTAGMRKRGKVYESTEKYSVLRALKAIERSDVVLVLIDAETGIREQDKKIAGYAHEAGRAIVIVVNKWDTIESDEKAIKEFEEKVRAHFLFLDYAPIVFLSARTKKRLHTLIPAIGLASENHSKRIATNVLNDVLMDAIAMNPTPTLKGKRLKVLYGTQVAVKPPSFVIFVNEPELMHFSYRRFLENKIREAFGFVGTPIKIFARKRQ; this is translated from the coding sequence ATGAGGAAATCTGTAGTAGCAATTGTAGGTAGACCAAACGTTGGTAAATCAACCATTTTTAATAGATTAGTTGGGGAACGTATATCAATTGTTGAAGACATTCCTGGTGTAACAAGAGACCGAATATATGCAGAGGGGGACTGGCTGACATCAACCTTTAACGTGATTGACACAGGGGGTATTGAAATCGGCGATGAACCACTGCTGGTTCAAATGCGCCATCAGGCAGAAGTAGCTATTGATGAAGCAGATGTAATTATATTCCTGGTTAACGGTAAAGAAGGTATCACCGCTGCGGACGAAGAGGTAGCCAAGCTTTTATATAAATCGAATAAACCAATCGTACTAGGCGTTAATAAAATTGATAATCCAGAAATGCGGGAAAGAATATATGAATTTTACTCACTTGGATTCGGGGAACCATATCCCATCTCAGGTGCCCACGGACTGGGATTAGGTGACTTACTGGACGATGTTGTCAGTAATTTTCCGGAAAAACCCGAAGAAGCCCCGGACGACGATACAATCTATTTTAGTTTGATTGGTCGTCCAAACGTAGGAAAATCATCTTTAGTCAACGCTTTATTAAATGAAGAGCGTGTGATTGTTAGTGAAATGGAAGGTACGACACGGGATGCAATTGATACGCATCTGCATAAGGACGATCAGGACTTTGTTATCATAGATACAGCCGGCATGAGGAAACGCGGTAAAGTATACGAATCAACTGAAAAATATAGTGTACTGCGGGCATTGAAGGCTATTGAGCGTTCAGATGTTGTGCTGGTATTAATTGATGCAGAAACCGGGATACGTGAACAAGATAAAAAAATTGCGGGCTATGCTCATGAGGCTGGCCGGGCCATTGTTATCGTTGTTAATAAGTGGGATACAATTGAATCAGATGAAAAAGCGATTAAGGAGTTTGAAGAAAAGGTTCGCGCTCATTTCTTATTCCTTGATTATGCACCAATTGTATTTTTATCAGCCAGAACTAAAAAAAGGCTGCACACGTTAATACCAGCGATTGGATTGGCTAGTGAAAATCATTCCAAACGCATTGCTACCAATGTATTAAATGATGTACTGATGGATGCAATCGCAATGAATCCAACACCAACACTTAAGGGAAAACGATTAAAAGTGTTATATGGAACACAGGTAGCTGTAAAACCACCAAGTTTTGTCATATTTGTAAATGAGCCAGAATTAATGCATTTTTCTTATCGACGATTCTTGGAGAATAAAATTAGAGAAGCATTTGGTTTTGTTGGAACACCAATTAAAATTTTTGCAAGAAAAAGACAGTAA
- a CDS encoding NAD(P)H-dependent glycerol-3-phosphate dehydrogenase — protein sequence MSKVAVLGAGSWGTALSIVLADNGHDVRLWTHRKEQADMINSSHKNEKYLEIMIPRTIKAHHDLAKAVADVSVVVVVVPSKAIREVCTSLDQYITKDITIVHASKGIEPESLKRISEMIDEEMDNYAYEDIAVLSGPSHAEEVGKRQPTTVTVSSLNEQKAEIIQDLFINEAFRVYTSPDILGVELGGALKNIIALGAGISDGLGYGDNAKAALITRGLAEIARLGTSLGANPLTFLGLPGVGDLIVTCTSVHSRNWRAGNLLGKGRDLDEVLDQMGMVVEGVRTTKAAHQFAEKQQIEMPITNGIYKILFENEKPKTVVDQLMNRTKREEMDDLAALLSKKYS from the coding sequence TTGAGTAAAGTAGCTGTATTAGGAGCTGGAAGCTGGGGTACTGCATTAAGTATTGTATTAGCCGATAATGGACATGATGTCCGCTTATGGACACATCGCAAAGAACAGGCTGATATGATTAATTCCTCGCATAAAAATGAAAAATATTTAGAGATAATGATTCCAAGGACTATTAAGGCACATCATGATTTAGCCAAGGCTGTCGCGGATGTTTCTGTAGTGGTTGTAGTTGTACCATCAAAAGCGATTCGTGAGGTTTGCACGAGCCTTGACCAATATATAACCAAGGATATAACAATTGTACATGCATCGAAAGGAATCGAACCGGAATCCCTAAAGAGAATTTCTGAAATGATAGATGAAGAAATGGATAACTATGCATATGAGGATATTGCTGTTCTATCCGGGCCAAGTCATGCGGAAGAAGTTGGGAAACGACAGCCAACCACTGTCACTGTATCATCATTAAATGAACAAAAGGCTGAAATAATTCAGGATTTATTTATTAATGAAGCCTTTCGCGTTTATACGAGCCCTGACATTTTAGGTGTTGAACTTGGCGGTGCACTAAAGAATATTATCGCACTCGGTGCCGGTATTTCTGACGGATTAGGATATGGCGATAATGCAAAAGCTGCGTTAATTACACGTGGCTTAGCAGAAATTGCTAGATTAGGAACGTCACTTGGAGCAAATCCTCTAACCTTCTTAGGGTTGCCAGGAGTTGGTGATTTAATTGTTACGTGTACAAGTGTACACAGCAGAAACTGGCGTGCCGGAAATTTATTAGGAAAAGGAAGGGATCTCGATGAGGTGCTTGATCAGATGGGTATGGTTGTTGAAGGTGTAAGAACAACAAAAGCAGCTCATCAATTCGCCGAAAAGCAGCAGATTGAGATGCCGATTACGAATGGAATTTACAAAATTTTATTTGAAAACGAAAAGCCGAAAACAGTTGTTGATCAATTGATGAATCGGACTAAACGGGAAGAAATGGATGATTTAGCCGCATTGCTTAGTAAGAAGTATTCCTAA
- the mtrB gene encoding trp RNA-binding attenuation protein MtrB, whose protein sequence is MGNSIDKTDFFVIKALEDGVNVIGLTRGSDTRFHHSEKLDRNEVMIAQFTEHTSAVKVRGKAVIQTSHGEISSDS, encoded by the coding sequence ATGGGAAACTCAATAGATAAAACAGATTTCTTTGTTATTAAAGCGTTGGAAGACGGCGTGAACGTTATTGGTCTGACACGTGGATCGGACACACGTTTTCATCATTCAGAAAAACTAGACCGGAATGAAGTTATGATTGCCCAATTCACCGAACATACCTCTGCAGTGAAAGTTAGAGGCAAGGCTGTCATTCAAACAAGTCACGGCGAAATTTCCAGTGATAGCTGA
- a CDS encoding HU family DNA-binding protein, which translates to MNKTDLVNAVSEKSELSKKDATKAVDAVFESVMDSLKSGEKVQLIGFGNFEVRERSARKGRNPQTGEEIEIPASKVPAFKPGKALKESVK; encoded by the coding sequence ATGAATAAAACAGACTTAGTAAATGCGGTTTCTGAGAAAAGCGAACTATCTAAGAAGGATGCTACAAAAGCTGTGGACGCAGTTTTTGAATCTGTCATGGATTCACTTAAAAGCGGTGAAAAAGTTCAATTAATTGGATTTGGAAATTTTGAAGTACGCGAGCGTTCAGCTCGTAAAGGTCGTAATCCACAAACTGGAGAAGAGATCGAAATTCCTGCAAGCAAGGTACCTGCTTTTAAACCAGGTAAAGCCCTAAAAGAAAGTGTTAAATAA
- the ndk gene encoding nucleoside-diphosphate kinase: MEKTFLMVKPDGVQRNLVGEIVKRFESKGFKLIGAKLMVISDDLAKTHYGEHSERPFFGELVSFITSGPVFAMAFEGENVITTARDMMGKTNPLEAAPGTIRGDFGMTVGKNIIHGSDSAESAERELGLFFDEKELTTYSKQDSEWIY; the protein is encoded by the coding sequence ATGGAAAAAACATTTTTAATGGTAAAACCAGATGGCGTACAGCGGAACCTGGTTGGTGAAATCGTAAAGCGCTTTGAAAGCAAAGGTTTCAAATTGATAGGGGCAAAGCTTATGGTCATTTCAGATGACCTTGCTAAAACTCATTATGGGGAACACAGTGAGCGTCCATTTTTTGGTGAATTAGTTAGTTTTATCACTTCAGGCCCAGTCTTTGCTATGGCCTTTGAAGGTGAAAATGTAATTACCACAGCACGTGATATGATGGGTAAAACAAACCCACTTGAAGCTGCTCCAGGCACAATCCGTGGGGACTTTGGTATGACCGTGGGAAAAAATATTATCCATGGTTCTGATTCTGCAGAAAGTGCAGAAAGAGAACTAGGTTTATTCTTTGATGAAAAAGAATTAACAACATATTCAAAACAGGATAGTGAGTGGATTTACTAA
- a CDS encoding YphA family membrane protein — protein sequence MMNGLLFFWFSWLIWVYITFIMKKGKERTFFAIWTLLLISGSSFHFVMFGYKLSLGYLFLVIGAMVMVASTKRLFYHLFSSLTLMVLYMTIKVWENFFPIWMILSKSFVIPFMMVFIILLLVKGFRNRVSIGLLGICSGELVYSFILSSYSLPEPVGGYEFFDYVVVILFLFIGIEAAHAFRVKIRALLYTYKKSFQVLTEE from the coding sequence ATGATGAATGGCTTACTATTTTTTTGGTTTAGCTGGTTAATATGGGTGTATATTACGTTTATAATGAAAAAGGGCAAAGAACGGACCTTTTTTGCGATTTGGACCTTACTTTTGATAAGTGGCTCATCGTTTCATTTTGTAATGTTTGGTTATAAATTGTCACTGGGCTATTTGTTTTTAGTGATCGGCGCCATGGTTATGGTAGCGAGCACCAAGCGCTTATTTTATCACCTGTTTTCATCCTTAACACTGATGGTGCTTTATATGACGATTAAGGTATGGGAAAATTTTTTTCCAATCTGGATGATCCTTTCCAAATCATTTGTTATACCATTCATGATGGTATTTATCATCTTGTTGTTGGTGAAGGGTTTTCGTAATCGTGTTTCAATTGGATTATTGGGAATTTGCAGTGGTGAACTAGTTTACAGTTTTATTCTGTCCAGTTATTCATTACCAGAACCAGTTGGAGGATATGAATTTTTTGATTATGTAGTGGTTATTTTATTCTTATTTATCGGAATAGAAGCAGCGCATGCTTTTCGTGTTAAAATTCGTGCATTACTCTATACATACAAAAAGTCATTTCAAGTGTTAACGGAAGAGTAG
- the rpsA gene encoding 30S ribosomal protein S1: MNDSGNEMMELHVGATVTGTVVKVEDKQVLVDVGYKTEGIVPIGELSNLHIEVASDIVSEGEQLTLMVKKMDDDEIILSKKAVDSDKAWVDLEEKYKNGEVFDTEIKEVVKGGLVVDVGLRGFIPASLVETFYVDDFSEYQNTNLSVKIVDLDREQNRVILSHRAVVEEESAAQKQGILQSLEEGQVLEGTVQRLTNFGVFVDIGGIDGLVHISQLSHQHVEKASDVVSEGQVIKVEVLSVDRDNERISLSHKKTLAGPWTDIEAKVSRGDILDGTVKRLVNFGAFIEVLPGVEGLVHISQIANRHIGTPQEVLEVGQNIKVKVLDINEKEQRMSLSIKELEQEQEAAEYKKYEKDDDQSSFQLGDMIGNKLDKYK, translated from the coding sequence ATGAATGATTCAGGAAATGAAATGATGGAATTACATGTTGGTGCAACAGTTACTGGGACCGTTGTTAAAGTTGAAGATAAACAAGTTCTTGTGGATGTTGGCTACAAAACGGAAGGAATTGTTCCAATTGGTGAACTATCAAACCTTCATATTGAGGTTGCCAGCGATATCGTAAGTGAAGGGGAACAGCTTACACTTATGGTTAAAAAGATGGATGACGATGAGATTATTCTTTCAAAAAAAGCTGTGGATTCCGATAAGGCTTGGGTTGACCTCGAAGAAAAATATAAAAATGGTGAAGTATTTGATACCGAAATAAAAGAGGTAGTCAAGGGTGGGCTAGTTGTTGATGTTGGACTTCGGGGATTTATTCCTGCTTCTCTTGTAGAAACTTTCTATGTAGATGATTTTTCGGAGTATCAAAACACAAACTTAAGCGTTAAAATTGTAGATTTGGATCGAGAGCAAAATCGTGTAATCTTGTCACATCGTGCGGTGGTAGAAGAAGAATCGGCTGCACAAAAACAAGGTATTCTGCAATCGCTTGAAGAAGGACAGGTTTTGGAAGGAACTGTTCAACGTCTGACGAATTTTGGAGTTTTTGTCGATATTGGCGGTATAGATGGATTGGTTCATATATCACAACTTTCACATCAACATGTTGAAAAAGCTTCAGATGTGGTGTCAGAAGGGCAAGTAATTAAAGTGGAGGTACTTTCCGTTGACCGGGATAATGAACGAATTTCACTATCCCACAAGAAAACATTGGCGGGACCATGGACAGACATTGAAGCGAAAGTCTCCCGCGGGGACATTTTAGATGGAACAGTAAAGCGTTTGGTTAATTTCGGTGCATTTATCGAAGTTTTACCAGGTGTTGAGGGGTTAGTCCACATATCACAAATTGCTAATCGTCATATCGGTACACCGCAGGAAGTATTGGAAGTGGGTCAAAACATCAAAGTAAAGGTACTGGATATAAATGAAAAAGAACAAAGAATGTCATTAAGTATTAAAGAATTAGAGCAGGAACAGGAAGCTGCTGAATATAAGAAATATGAAAAGGATGACGACCAATCCAGCTTTCAATTGGGAGATATGATTGGTAACAAGCTTGATAAATATAAATGA
- the cmk gene encoding (d)CMP kinase, which produces MRDNNIAIAIDGPAAAGKSTVAKLVAKELAYIYIDTGAMYRSLTLKALNEHVSLENEVELAALLSSTSIELRQSEAGQKIYLDNRDVTRQVRSLEVTNNVSYVAKHASVRKEMVKRQQALTERRGVVMDGRDIGTHVIPDAEVKIFLHATVEERAKRRYEENVSKGFASDLEALKKEIEQRDLIDTKRESAPLIKADDAIEIDTTSLSIDDVADRILGEVTRVLKE; this is translated from the coding sequence ATGAGAGATAATAATATAGCGATAGCAATCGACGGACCTGCGGCTGCGGGGAAAAGTACGGTAGCTAAATTGGTGGCGAAAGAACTGGCATATATCTATATTGATACAGGGGCAATGTATCGTTCTTTAACACTAAAGGCGCTAAACGAACATGTATCGCTTGAAAACGAAGTTGAACTAGCAGCATTATTGTCGTCGACATCAATCGAATTAAGGCAATCAGAGGCAGGACAAAAGATCTATTTAGACAATCGGGATGTAACACGTCAAGTCCGTTCCCTTGAGGTTACAAATAATGTGTCGTATGTTGCAAAACATGCCAGTGTAAGAAAAGAGATGGTTAAACGTCAGCAAGCATTAACAGAAAGACGTGGCGTTGTAATGGACGGCAGGGATATTGGAACTCATGTTATACCTGATGCAGAGGTTAAAATATTTTTACATGCCACTGTGGAAGAGCGCGCAAAAAGACGTTATGAGGAAAATGTTTCAAAAGGTTTTGCGTCAGATTTGGAGGCGCTAAAAAAGGAAATAGAACAACGGGATTTGATTGATACAAAAAGAGAATCTGCGCCGTTAATTAAGGCGGATGATGCCATAGAAATAGATACTACTTCATTATCTATCGATGATGTAGCTGACCGGATTTTAGGTGAGGTAACGAGAGTATTAAAAGAGTAA
- the hepT gene encoding heptaprenyl diphosphate synthase component II yields the protein MKLAKTYSYLKKDLDYIEKALDEVIQADHPVLRETSIQLLKAGGKRIRPVFVLLGGQFGDYNLERMKIVAITLELIHMASLVHDDVIDDAEIRRGEPTIRKQYDNRIAMYTGDYILARSLESITLINEKEAHQTLAKTIVEVCIGEIEQIKDKYEWDQTLRTYLRRIKRKTALLIATSCKLGAVVAGVNEKDTNRLFMYGYNIGMSYQIIDDILDFTSSEKVLGKPAGNDLLQGNVTLPVLYAMKDPAFFSLLKNTFANSESVSREQMQQLIQVLKQTDAIERSYQLSDMYLEKALRILDKLPDHRAKQSLHGIATYIGKRRS from the coding sequence ATGAAATTAGCTAAAACGTACAGTTATTTAAAAAAAGATCTGGATTATATTGAAAAGGCCTTAGACGAGGTAATACAAGCTGATCATCCCGTATTAAGAGAGACGTCAATCCAGTTGTTAAAAGCTGGGGGGAAAAGAATCCGTCCCGTTTTTGTGCTTCTGGGCGGACAATTTGGTGATTATAATCTGGAACGTATGAAAATTGTCGCAATAACACTTGAATTAATTCATATGGCATCACTTGTTCATGATGATGTGATTGATGATGCAGAAATACGTCGTGGGGAACCAACAATAAGAAAGCAATATGACAACCGAATAGCAATGTACACCGGGGATTATATTTTAGCAAGATCACTTGAGAGTATTACATTAATAAATGAAAAAGAAGCTCACCAAACATTGGCTAAAACAATTGTAGAGGTTTGTATCGGTGAAATCGAACAAATTAAAGATAAGTATGAATGGGACCAAACACTCAGAACCTATCTAAGACGGATCAAACGGAAGACTGCATTATTAATTGCTACCAGTTGTAAACTTGGGGCTGTTGTTGCAGGTGTCAATGAAAAGGACACCAATAGGTTATTCATGTATGGGTATAACATTGGCATGTCTTATCAGATCATTGATGATATTCTTGATTTCACTTCCTCTGAAAAAGTTTTAGGAAAGCCCGCTGGTAATGATTTATTACAGGGGAATGTCACACTGCCTGTGCTTTACGCTATGAAAGACCCGGCGTTTTTTTCATTGCTGAAGAACACTTTTGCTAACTCGGAATCAGTATCACGAGAGCAAATGCAGCAATTAATTCAGGTTTTGAAACAAACTGATGCGATTGAGCGTTCCTATCAATTAAGCGATATGTATTTGGAGAAAGCCCTTCGTATCCTAGACAAGCTTCCCGATCATCGCGCAAAACAATCGTTGCATGGAATAGCAACTTATATTGGAAAACGCCGTTCATAA